From a region of the Candidatus Liberimonas magnetica genome:
- a CDS encoding trypsin-like peptidase domain-containing protein has product MNNMQERYRAQSCQPYDPSSSGGDFSSTRLVAQRNPGMINAAAGMSQMQADLNRVSESIRPMVVSISARSKRNAGRVIANNNGVRFVDPFQNVAGNESIGSGVIVSGEGFILTNWHVVSNAQDVYVSLQGQAGKPYLAQVVNQDTSIDMAILKINPTQALPVPVLGNSDVVRIGDWVIAVGSAFGFQQSITSGIISAKRQQINIDGRIYSDMLQTDAPINRGNSGGPLVNMNGEIIGINTAIYAPTGVFSGIGFAVPINQVKNFISQSISAARGVAWSQGTQTWARGVQNAAFFSNNTRRWANGLGRKDLLNPPFAGQNWNSAQVFGQQPFNGQQPFNGQQAAPGQQPMLGQGQGFGQIQGFQGQGGVGQGGIGMALAPYSPCPYCNGMLDSMGGCSIPGCPLFSPNSQAMSQPFNGQQPGYFPIALNANNNQNAQTNGNTQNQIIPPNQGLFGFSPLTNSWANGVADAAWTPQGAGQTNSAGAPCPYCDGTLDAAGRCPVQGCPIYSPQYGQPVAFGLGGQQVQQPQPCPYCDGTLDAAGRCPVPGCPLYSQYYGQPAALQAQQQGGQPCPYCDGTLDAAGRCPVPGCPLYSPQYGQTGYQQVVFNTNTNQNTQASQVPQQNQGFFSFSPLTNNWANDMADAAFNPQGAPGGTCPYCGEILDAAGRCPDGGCPLFSPQYGQQVNYAGQNYQAQLIPVAGVAGARAGGAKRSVFLGTLLAPVPAVYSAQFGLPGQGGLMVNDVVMGSPAQKAGVQKGDIVISCNADSVQSLNEIESILNKCKSGDKIRLVVIRGKVRIVFYPVLGRNDQQARLNAGQAKAPVALAAMNKFPVTDPNTLGLEVVTISPELYKIYSIPPNTTEGVIVGAVYPGREAAKAGFQRGDLIVSVNRTPVKNTSEFNRALKDPAAAKGYLFDVRRNGYKFFVTMNAASRIMQRAYSLA; this is encoded by the coding sequence ATGAATAACATGCAGGAACGGTACAGGGCGCAGTCCTGCCAGCCTTATGATCCCAGCAGTTCTGGAGGTGATTTTTCTTCCACCAGGCTTGTTGCTCAAAGAAATCCAGGTATGATAAATGCTGCAGCAGGCATGAGCCAGATGCAGGCCGACCTCAACAGGGTGTCTGAATCTATAAGGCCTATGGTCGTGAGCATATCAGCAAGGTCAAAGCGGAATGCAGGAAGGGTCATAGCAAACAATAACGGAGTAAGATTCGTAGACCCGTTCCAGAATGTAGCGGGCAATGAGTCTATCGGGTCGGGTGTTATAGTAAGCGGGGAAGGGTTTATACTCACCAACTGGCACGTTGTTTCAAACGCGCAGGATGTCTATGTATCGCTGCAAGGCCAGGCCGGCAAGCCTTACCTCGCACAGGTAGTTAATCAGGATACGTCGATTGATATGGCCATACTTAAGATAAATCCGACCCAGGCTTTACCCGTGCCTGTTCTCGGGAACTCAGATGTGGTCCGCATAGGCGACTGGGTAATTGCAGTAGGCAGCGCTTTCGGGTTTCAGCAGAGTATTACCTCAGGCATAATCTCCGCTAAACGCCAGCAGATAAACATAGACGGCAGGATATATTCGGATATGCTCCAAACAGACGCACCCATAAACCGCGGCAACTCAGGCGGGCCTCTTGTCAATATGAACGGGGAGATTATAGGAATTAATACAGCTATTTATGCACCGACCGGCGTGTTTTCAGGTATAGGTTTTGCAGTGCCTATTAACCAGGTAAAGAATTTTATTAGCCAGAGTATTTCTGCAGCAAGAGGCGTGGCCTGGTCACAGGGGACACAAACCTGGGCAAGAGGTGTTCAGAATGCAGCATTTTTTTCAAACAATACAAGGCGCTGGGCAAACGGTTTGGGTAGAAAAGATTTGTTAAATCCGCCGTTCGCCGGGCAAAACTGGAACTCAGCCCAGGTTTTTGGCCAGCAGCCGTTCAACGGCCAGCAGCCGTTCAACGGCCAGCAGGCAGCGCCTGGCCAGCAGCCAATGCTTGGGCAAGGCCAGGGTTTCGGCCAAATACAAGGTTTTCAAGGCCAGGGGGGGGTCGGCCAAGGCGGGATAGGCATGGCTTTAGCCCCTTATTCCCCTTGTCCGTATTGTAACGGAATGCTAGATTCGATGGGCGGATGTTCGATTCCAGGCTGTCCGCTATTCAGCCCAAACAGCCAGGCTATGAGCCAGCCGTTCAACGGCCAGCAGCCGGGTTATTTCCCTATAGCTTTAAATGCCAATAATAACCAAAATGCCCAAACTAACGGGAATACCCAGAATCAAATAATTCCGCCAAACCAGGGCCTTTTTGGTTTCAGCCCTCTGACAAACAGTTGGGCGAACGGTGTTGCGGACGCAGCCTGGACACCTCAAGGCGCCGGACAAACCAACTCAGCAGGTGCACCATGTCCGTACTGCGACGGTACATTAGACGCAGCCGGCAGATGCCCTGTTCAAGGCTGCCCGATTTATTCACCGCAATACGGCCAGCCTGTAGCTTTTGGCCTTGGCGGACAGCAAGTGCAGCAGCCTCAGCCGTGCCCGTACTGCGACGGTACCTTAGACGCAGCCGGCAGATGCCCAGTTCCGGGATGTCCTTTGTATTCACAGTACTACGGACAACCAGCAGCTTTACAGGCTCAACAGCAAGGGGGTCAGCCGTGCCCGTACTGCGACGGTACATTAGATGCAGCCGGCAGATGCCCAGTTCCGGGATGCCCGCTATATTCGCCTCAGTACGGCCAGACAGGTTATCAGCAGGTAGTTTTTAATACGAACACCAATCAAAATACTCAAGCCAGCCAGGTCCCTCAGCAGAACCAGGGTTTTTTTAGTTTTAGCCCGCTTACAAACAACTGGGCAAACGATATGGCAGACGCAGCCTTTAACCCTCAAGGTGCCCCCGGCGGTACATGTCCTTACTGCGGCGAAATATTAGACGCAGCCGGCAGATGCCCGGATGGAGGTTGTCCGCTATTTTCACCTCAGTATGGCCAGCAAGTTAACTATGCTGGACAAAACTATCAGGCACAGTTGATACCTGTTGCGGGTGTTGCTGGAGCCAGGGCTGGCGGTGCTAAACGCTCAGTGTTTTTAGGTACACTTCTTGCTCCTGTACCTGCTGTTTACTCAGCCCAGTTCGGCTTGCCGGGACAGGGCGGGCTTATGGTAAATGATGTTGTTATGGGTTCCCCGGCACAAAAAGCAGGTGTGCAAAAGGGGGATATTGTCATATCCTGCAATGCTGATAGTGTGCAATCACTAAACGAAATAGAAAGTATTTTAAATAAATGCAAGTCCGGTGACAAGATAAGGCTGGTAGTTATCAGGGGTAAAGTGAGGATAGTATTTTACCCCGTTTTAGGAAGAAATGATCAGCAGGCCCGCCTCAACGCCGGGCAAGCAAAGGCCCCTGTTGCTCTGGCAGCTATGAACAAATTCCCTGTTACAGACCCGAACACCTTGGGGCTTGAAGTGGTTACCATAAGCCCGGAACTGTACAAGATTTATTCAATTCCGCCAAACACAACTGAGGGTGTGATAGTAGGTGCAGTTTACCCTGGAAGAGAAGCCGCTAAAGCCGGGTTTCAAAGAGGGGACCTGATAGTCAGTGTGAACAGGACCCCTGTAAAAAACACAAGTGAATTTAACAGGGCATTGAAAGACCCTGCCGCAGCAAAAGGTTATCTGTTTGATGTCCGAAGAAACGGCTACAAGTTTTTCGTTACGATGAATGCCGCTTCGCGGATCATGCAACGTGCTTATTCTTTAGCTTAG
- a CDS encoding sigma-54 dependent transcriptional regulator has product MAASCKHGILIIDEDVPYREFLAGGLSDVSYNAECRGSYEDALPLIRSKKILVVLLARNHNSINTLEILKWIKMERPAVNVIILYQRSDVKTAFNAIRLGAFDFLAKSQNIEEFIPVIDSAYRKAKKDNNTDSSRKEHGFRPEFISPILGDTDEIKSMMQLIKKIAPTDSTVLITGETGTGKELVSRTIHMNSVRAGCPLVAINCGAIPDTLLESEIFGHEKGSFTDAVCFKRGLLEEAAGGTIFLDEIADISPAVQVKLLRVLETGRFRRLGANKEIEANARVIAAANKNLYDEVKAGRFRADLYYRLAIVNIQVPPLRERKNDIPLFIDYFLKDLSEKILTQLNCKKKGNTKKISDGAMKFLMEYEWPGNIRELKNIIERLIVLSDDDTISCSDLIQVMPGIYTSEQIVKELNKETTPTLQSIEKEHIKNVLNITGWDLGKASELLGVTPHALYEKIKGHNLINEESRDKNNPA; this is encoded by the coding sequence ATGGCTGCTTCCTGCAAACATGGGATATTAATCATCGATGAAGATGTTCCCTATAGGGAATTTCTTGCCGGCGGGTTGTCCGATGTGAGCTATAATGCCGAGTGTAGGGGATCATACGAGGACGCCTTGCCTTTAATTAGAAGCAAAAAGATTTTGGTTGTCCTCCTTGCACGGAACCATAATTCCATAAATACCTTGGAAATCCTTAAATGGATAAAAATGGAGCGCCCGGCTGTCAATGTAATAATACTTTACCAGAGGTCTGATGTCAAAACAGCGTTTAATGCCATCAGGCTCGGAGCTTTTGATTTCCTGGCTAAATCCCAGAATATAGAAGAGTTCATACCCGTTATAGATTCAGCTTACCGTAAAGCCAAAAAAGACAATAATACCGATAGCAGCCGTAAAGAACACGGTTTCCGCCCGGAATTTATATCTCCTATCCTGGGAGATACAGATGAAATAAAATCAATGATGCAGCTTATAAAGAAAATAGCGCCTACGGATTCTACCGTGCTTATAACGGGCGAAACCGGAACCGGCAAAGAACTAGTAAGCCGGACAATTCACATGAATTCTGTCCGTGCCGGCTGCCCGCTTGTAGCTATTAACTGCGGCGCCATACCCGACACACTCTTGGAATCCGAAATATTCGGGCACGAGAAGGGTTCGTTTACCGACGCGGTTTGTTTTAAAAGGGGGCTTTTGGAAGAAGCGGCCGGGGGCACCATATTCCTTGATGAAATAGCGGACATAAGCCCGGCTGTACAGGTAAAACTTTTGCGGGTACTTGAAACAGGAAGGTTCAGGCGACTTGGAGCCAATAAAGAAATAGAAGCGAACGCAAGGGTTATAGCTGCTGCAAACAAAAACCTTTACGATGAAGTAAAAGCCGGCAGGTTCAGGGCTGACCTTTATTACCGTTTAGCTATAGTAAATATACAGGTACCTCCTTTAAGAGAACGGAAAAATGATATCCCTCTGTTTATAGATTATTTTTTAAAGGATTTGTCGGAAAAGATATTAACACAATTAAATTGTAAGAAAAAAGGCAATACAAAAAAGATTTCAGACGGTGCAATGAAGTTCCTTATGGAATACGAATGGCCCGGGAATATACGCGAGCTTAAGAACATAATCGAAAGGCTTATAGTTTTATCGGACGACGATACGATAAGCTGCAGTGACCTTATTCAGGTCATGCCCGGGATATATACGAGCGAACAAATAGTTAAAGAGCTGAATAAGGAAACCACGCCTACGCTGCAATCTATAGAAAAGGAACATATAAAGAACGTCCTGAATATTACAGGCTGGGACCTGGGCAAAGCCTCAGAATTGCTGGGAGTCACTCCTCATGCCCTTTATGAAAAGATTAAAGGACACAACCTAATTAACGAAGAGAGCAGAGATAAGAACAACCCAGCATAA
- a CDS encoding HEAT repeat domain-containing protein, which translates to MNVSDGGIPQGWRRGPQQGLEPGGTDTLGIMIERGKNMAEQGKVCIFAGKFAGDVVRKTSGITEKLSGLCKGTEKVLSRAYEKIGVSTTTACRKLGNLCKVVKNSGGLAHWEEKEKEALLKLGTEVWKSHEEKTLKPLFENSSIKPIVKEINNCEQEIQEGREEIEEQKKRMDELAVFNHARSNLGSKNPRVRKVALRVLGKLGKKEAIPYISRLTNDPDSEVRQKAIEVLHELIDLSIKKDPISKIKAKEMMKMMDDAKDSMRKEKYDRQDSTENKKGEIQEEGSKRKTRNKRPDDNEE; encoded by the coding sequence GTGAATGTAAGCGATGGCGGGATCCCTCAAGGCTGGAGAAGGGGCCCACAACAAGGACTGGAGCCGGGTGGTACTGACACGCTGGGTATTATGATAGAGCGAGGTAAAAATATGGCCGAACAGGGAAAAGTGTGCATTTTTGCAGGTAAATTTGCAGGAGACGTTGTGAGAAAAACATCCGGTATTACAGAAAAACTCAGCGGGTTGTGTAAAGGTACAGAAAAGGTTTTATCCAGGGCGTACGAAAAAATCGGAGTCAGTACGACTACCGCCTGCCGGAAACTGGGGAACCTCTGTAAAGTTGTAAAAAACAGCGGCGGGCTTGCCCATTGGGAAGAAAAAGAAAAGGAAGCTTTGTTGAAGCTTGGGACAGAAGTCTGGAAGTCTCATGAAGAAAAAACATTAAAGCCTTTATTTGAAAACAGCAGTATTAAACCTATAGTTAAGGAAATCAATAACTGCGAGCAGGAGATACAGGAAGGCAGGGAAGAAATTGAAGAACAGAAAAAAAGAATGGATGAACTGGCTGTTTTCAACCATGCAAGATCTAACCTGGGCAGCAAAAACCCGAGAGTAAGAAAAGTGGCGCTCCGGGTGCTCGGAAAACTCGGAAAGAAAGAAGCTATTCCTTATATAAGCAGGCTGACGAACGATCCTGACAGTGAAGTCCGCCAGAAAGCCATAGAAGTTTTACATGAGTTAATTGACCTGTCTATAAAAAAGGACCCTATTTCAAAAATAAAAGCAAAAGAGATGATGAAAATGATGGATGATGCAAAGGATTCTATGAGAAAAGAAAAATATGACAGGCAGGATTCCACGGAAAATAAGAAAGGCGAGATACAAGAAGAAGGATCCAAAAGGAAGACGAGAAATAAACGCCCGGACGATAATGAAGAATAA
- a CDS encoding tetratricopeptide repeat protein produces the protein MNDYVSGQAEARRRPREENPNDFIREIDDSKTPGDEYRPKKRPAKAKPVYEDDMDFEDEAGPQEEESPASININAAYFTKILWIKLRNFIVKILDSFGSFFYIAKEDEAQIFFDQGKAFQKKGSLDQAINSFKKTIKNQPSNHEAFRRLGECYLKTKKYLEAKDIFKSVIKMNGTDPLNYFWLGKIHFHLGENKDAVEYYQKAAEIAPDVSEFSYRLAIAYDSQGMGKEAIGAFNRAITIDPENGKYYYRLGFSYDSQGDHQKAVECFKKALALEEG, from the coding sequence ATGAACGATTATGTAAGCGGACAGGCAGAAGCCAGAAGAAGGCCCAGGGAAGAAAACCCGAATGATTTTATCCGTGAAATTGACGACTCTAAAACGCCAGGCGATGAGTACAGGCCAAAAAAACGGCCGGCAAAGGCAAAGCCTGTTTATGAAGACGATATGGATTTTGAAGATGAGGCCGGCCCGCAAGAGGAAGAAAGCCCTGCGTCAATAAACATCAATGCGGCGTATTTTACAAAAATATTATGGATTAAACTGAGGAATTTTATCGTCAAAATCCTCGATTCGTTCGGTAGTTTTTTCTATATAGCAAAAGAAGACGAAGCACAGATATTCTTTGACCAGGGCAAAGCCTTCCAGAAGAAAGGCTCTTTGGACCAGGCAATAAATTCCTTTAAAAAGACTATTAAAAACCAGCCTTCTAACCACGAAGCTTTCAGGCGGCTTGGGGAATGTTACCTCAAAACAAAAAAGTATCTGGAAGCTAAAGATATATTTAAGAGTGTCATCAAGATGAACGGTACCGACCCCTTGAACTATTTTTGGCTCGGCAAGATCCATTTTCATCTCGGTGAAAATAAAGATGCCGTAGAGTATTACCAGAAAGCAGCTGAAATAGCTCCAGACGTATCAGAATTCAGCTACCGGCTGGCGATAGCCTACGACAGCCAAGGGATGGGGAAAGAGGCAATCGGCGCTTTTAACAGGGCGATCACCATTGACCCTGAAAACGGCAAGTACTACTACCGTTTAGGTTTTAGTTACGATTCGCAGGGCGACCACCAGAAGGCAGTTGAATGTTTTAAGAAGGCTCTGGCTTTGGAAGAAGGATAG
- a CDS encoding response regulator transcription factor, translating to MRILLVEDEKSVASFIKRGLKAADYTVDIAEDGDKGYLFAVDNEYDLILLDVGLPKIGGYDLCKKIREKEVTAPIIMLSGSYTGCEDIVKGLDTGADDYLIKPFNFKELLARTRANIRRKYNTNNPTALKVMDLSIDLVAHKVSRAGKEINLTSKEFSLLEYLMMNCNKVVTRAMILEHVWEHDFDSFSNIVDVLINRIREKVDSGYKYKLIHTIRDKGYIIKDSKYKSV from the coding sequence ATGAGAATACTTCTAGTTGAGGACGAAAAAAGCGTAGCTTCATTCATAAAAAGAGGGCTGAAAGCGGCAGATTATACCGTAGATATCGCTGAAGACGGCGATAAGGGGTATTTATTTGCTGTTGATAATGAATATGATTTAATATTATTGGATGTAGGGCTGCCAAAAATAGGTGGTTATGATTTGTGTAAAAAGATCAGGGAAAAAGAAGTTACTGCGCCTATAATAATGCTCAGCGGCAGCTATACAGGGTGCGAAGATATAGTTAAAGGGCTGGATACAGGCGCAGATGATTATTTAATTAAACCGTTCAATTTTAAAGAGCTTTTAGCACGGACAAGGGCGAATATAAGAAGAAAGTACAATACTAATAATCCCACCGCTTTAAAAGTAATGGACCTGTCTATTGACCTGGTTGCTCACAAAGTCAGCCGTGCGGGAAAAGAGATAAATCTTACCTCAAAGGAATTTTCTCTGCTGGAATATTTAATGATGAACTGCAACAAGGTGGTTACAAGGGCTATGATCCTGGAACATGTCTGGGAACATGATTTTGATTCGTTTTCTAATATTGTAGATGTATTGATAAACCGTATCCGGGAAAAAGTTGATTCCGGTTATAAATATAAACTGATTCATACTATACGCGATAAAGGGTATATTATAAAAGATTCTAAATATAAGTCTGTCTAA
- a CDS encoding LemA family protein — translation MATQVADVIRKIYQEQLTAPRYTARKWENVCTILGVFLAALFLAGAVYYWNNFIVEYTLINEDVAQIKKEMDRRKNLIPNLISSVKNYSIYEGKVFKHTSDVRSGLSAAKNLQGELERFSKRGDFNQIFSKFMAIVEQYPDLKAETTYQDLMTNLTNCEDRIAAGWEKFNTDANKYNTTVTKFPAVMYAILFRFKKFPLYNGDETDKKSLPIVDEFGV, via the coding sequence ATGGCAACGCAGGTTGCGGACGTAATCAGGAAAATTTACCAGGAACAGCTCACGGCACCGAGGTACACAGCCAGGAAATGGGAAAATGTGTGCACTATACTCGGTGTTTTTCTTGCAGCCCTGTTTCTTGCAGGTGCTGTCTACTACTGGAATAATTTTATCGTAGAATATACCCTCATAAACGAAGATGTAGCCCAAATCAAGAAAGAAATGGACAGAAGAAAAAATTTGATACCCAATTTGATCAGCTCGGTAAAAAACTACTCTATTTATGAAGGGAAGGTTTTCAAACATACTTCAGATGTAAGAAGCGGCCTAAGTGCGGCAAAAAACCTTCAGGGCGAACTGGAAAGGTTTTCAAAAAGAGGCGATTTTAACCAGATATTTTCAAAATTTATGGCGATAGTCGAGCAGTACCCGGACCTTAAAGCTGAAACCACGTATCAGGATTTGATGACTAACCTTACTAATTGCGAGGACAGGATAGCTGCGGGATGGGAAAAGTTCAATACAGATGCGAACAAGTACAATACAACAGTCACAAAGTTCCCTGCTGTGATGTATGCGATATTGTTCAGGTTTAAAAAGTTCCCGCTGTATAACGGCGATGAGACTGACAAAAAATCACTGCCAATAGTGGATGAATTTGGCGTTTGA
- a CDS encoding response regulator: MANEKILVVDDEENIRGALEEYLKSQGYNVQAACDGYTAISMFEKNEYDLVFLDIRMPGIDGIETLGEMKKRKPKSKVVIVSGVPDEVAFERAASIVDGTIEGFIAKPFKPSDIRKCLDKVLAGEKMPVFALTSGQENALIKIGASGAENASRALARVLGKQVSIGIGKVKSYSLNKILTQQKTEETIIGGIAQVEGNIKGKLLTLLSWESGLGIIKLKTGAESSDFNAPGIVIIKSVAMVLATSYLIEVAKALAVTASTSLPALFFDTEKAVLELAMKDFIDEHVFALETELTVQQTNIKSRVLLLPDIDSLKVIFKAMSVLQ, from the coding sequence ATGGCTAATGAGAAAATTTTGGTGGTGGACGACGAGGAAAATATTCGCGGGGCCCTGGAAGAGTATTTAAAATCCCAGGGGTATAACGTCCAGGCCGCCTGCGACGGGTACACAGCGATATCCATGTTTGAAAAAAATGAGTATGACCTTGTGTTCCTGGACATAAGGATGCCGGGTATTGACGGGATTGAAACCCTGGGCGAGATGAAGAAAAGAAAACCAAAAAGCAAGGTAGTAATCGTAAGCGGAGTCCCGGATGAAGTGGCGTTTGAAAGGGCGGCTTCTATAGTTGACGGGACTATAGAAGGTTTTATTGCAAAGCCGTTCAAACCGTCCGATATCCGCAAATGCCTCGATAAGGTCCTGGCGGGCGAAAAAATGCCTGTATTTGCGCTGACTTCCGGCCAGGAAAATGCGCTTATAAAAATAGGTGCCAGCGGCGCAGAAAATGCATCAAGGGCTTTAGCCCGGGTACTAGGGAAACAGGTTTCAATCGGTATCGGAAAGGTTAAAAGTTACAGCCTTAATAAAATCCTGACCCAGCAAAAAACCGAAGAAACGATTATCGGAGGCATCGCCCAGGTAGAAGGGAACATAAAGGGAAAACTTCTTACCCTGCTTTCGTGGGAAAGCGGTTTAGGCATCATTAAACTTAAAACAGGAGCAGAAAGCTCGGATTTCAATGCACCCGGGATTGTGATAATAAAAAGCGTCGCTATGGTGTTAGCAACATCATACCTGATAGAGGTAGCCAAAGCACTGGCTGTAACTGCTTCTACATCTTTGCCGGCACTCTTCTTCGACACCGAAAAAGCTGTCCTGGAACTCGCCATGAAAGATTTTATTGACGAACATGTTTTTGCCCTGGAGACTGAGCTTACGGTTCAGCAGACAAACATCAAAAGCAGGGTATTGCTGCTGCCGGACATTGATTCGTTAAAAGTTATATTTAAAGCCATGAGTGTCCTGCAATAA
- a CDS encoding HEAT repeat domain-containing protein has translation MKNKHKFNFPAIFALLSIALLVLLSAGFVFSEKNEEYTVILECKKILEAKKLNRSILRTEQDMQVLYKQLGEEVYEMIQNAPQGAVGAMNGKIEGRLARISACNNTLREMKSRLAQLPRSMSEKAAFYQATANLSNKDINIKAEAVRFLGETSNKEALPYLAQLAKDPDVGNFAAEAIMNIVSVNYKPQAAPQQCAGSARQDQRAAVHVNKPVDTVDRRSTSGKPSVSDESDTPAPGQTREEEVRSESN, from the coding sequence ATGAAGAACAAACATAAATTTAACTTTCCGGCAATATTCGCACTCCTGTCGATAGCGCTGCTTGTTTTACTTTCCGCGGGGTTTGTGTTTTCAGAAAAAAACGAGGAATATACGGTCATCCTGGAATGCAAAAAGATCCTGGAAGCCAAAAAACTGAACAGGTCAATTTTAAGAACAGAACAGGATATGCAAGTATTGTATAAACAGCTGGGAGAAGAGGTCTATGAGATGATACAAAATGCACCGCAGGGAGCCGTCGGGGCTATGAACGGGAAAATAGAAGGCAGGCTAGCCAGGATATCCGCTTGCAACAATACGCTAAGAGAAATGAAATCAAGGCTTGCACAACTCCCGCGGAGCATGAGCGAGAAGGCGGCATTTTACCAGGCTACGGCAAACCTGTCAAACAAGGATATTAATATAAAGGCAGAAGCGGTCAGGTTCCTTGGAGAGACCTCAAATAAAGAAGCATTGCCGTACCTTGCCCAGCTGGCCAAAGACCCTGACGTGGGAAATTTCGCGGCCGAAGCAATAATGAATATAGTTTCAGTAAATTATAAACCGCAGGCTGCGCCTCAACAATGCGCTGGCAGCGCCAGGCAGGACCAAAGGGCAGCGGTGCATGTTAATAAGCCTGTGGACACTGTGGACAGACGCAGCACTTCAGGAAAACCCTCTGTTAGTGATGAGTCAGATACTCCGGCTCCCGGACAAACGCGGGAAGAAGAAGTTAGGAGTGAGAGCAATTGA
- a CDS encoding sulfite exporter TauE/SafE family protein — protein sequence MIVLELVNLLLFGFAVGIMGTYVGVGGGFLHVPTLLYFYSVSPQQAIGTSLVVVFFNALSGSINYAKQKRIDYASGFKFALAIIPGAIIGVYLTKFVNLKIFSVIFGVFLVTIALFTIAKPVMDIFRSRKNKKNQNQNQNQNQNQNQNQNQNQNQNQNQNQNQNQNQNQNQNQNQNQNLTFLRVKEVESKSIPRKTVSKITDAFGKTYVYSYNSMWAILYSVIVGFCSSFLGVGGGIFHVPVLIDFFGFPVHIATATSHFVLAISALIGSIFHYMSGNVLILPAAAMSFGTIFGAQIGANLAKRSSSAVILWCLGIVVFAVGLEMIEFSPYDAGRNRAASAILFNSSGQQNDITNVAFQTGAPVTGMPGTGVPAQVRPPQYAHRRCT from the coding sequence GTGATTGTCCTTGAGCTGGTTAATCTTCTTCTCTTTGGTTTTGCTGTCGGTATTATGGGTACCTATGTAGGTGTGGGAGGAGGATTCCTGCATGTTCCCACGCTGCTTTATTTCTACAGCGTTTCTCCGCAACAGGCTATAGGCACATCTTTAGTAGTGGTTTTTTTCAACGCGTTGTCCGGTTCAATAAACTATGCAAAGCAAAAAAGAATTGATTATGCTTCCGGGTTTAAATTCGCCTTAGCTATAATTCCCGGAGCTATAATCGGAGTCTATTTAACGAAGTTTGTAAACTTAAAAATATTCAGTGTTATCTTTGGTGTGTTCCTTGTCACTATTGCGCTTTTTACAATAGCAAAGCCGGTAATGGACATTTTTCGAAGTAGAAAAAATAAAAAAAACCAAAACCAAAACCAAAACCAAAACCAAAACCAAAACCAAAACCAAAACCAAAACCAAAACCAAAACCAAAACCAAAACCAAAACCAAAACCAAAACCAAAACCAAAACCAAAACCAAAACCAAAACCAAAACCTAACCTTCTTAAGGGTAAAGGAAGTTGAATCTAAATCAATACCCAGAAAAACCGTATCTAAAATAACAGATGCATTCGGAAAAACTTATGTTTATTCGTATAATTCAATGTGGGCAATCCTCTATTCGGTTATTGTGGGCTTTTGTTCAAGTTTTCTGGGTGTTGGCGGGGGTATATTTCATGTACCTGTTCTCATTGATTTTTTTGGTTTCCCTGTCCATATCGCCACAGCTACTTCACATTTTGTCTTAGCTATTTCTGCTTTGATCGGTTCAATATTTCATTATATGTCAGGCAATGTTTTAATTTTGCCGGCTGCCGCAATGAGTTTCGGAACGATTTTCGGAGCTCAAATCGGAGCAAACCTTGCAAAACGTTCCAGTTCCGCTGTAATACTCTGGTGTCTTGGTATAGTAGTTTTTGCCGTGGGTTTAGAGATGATAGAATTCAGCCCTTATGATGCGGGTAGGAACAGGGCGGCAAGTGCTATATTGTTTAACTCATCAGGCCAGCAGAATGATATAACAAATGTTGCATTTCAAACTGGCGCACCTGTGACGGGTATGCCCGGCACAGGTGTGCCTGCACAGGTACGCCCACCGCAGTACGCCCACCGCAGGTGCACCTAA